The segment TATTTAATCCGGGGTTTGAAGAGGATAAAGGTTACAAAAATCCACCAACCGGCTGGTCTGTTTCGGGCGATACCAAAGCTTTTTATACAATGGATAACCAGTATGGTGCTAACCATCGCAATGGCATTCAGTTTGGAAATTTCTACAGCAGTGATGCTTATAAAGTGACGGTAACTCAAACTGTGTATAACCTTCCCGATGGATTGTATGAGTTTGAGGTCTGGCATAAGGGATACGGTCTAAACTCCGGATACGCGGCAGTCAAAAATTATGGCGGTGATGACGCTAAGGTGGAGCTGACAGATACGACTAACAGTTATACCAAGCTAAGTATTAAAGAGATTAAGGTTACATCAGGAGAAGCAACCATTGAACTTTACGTGGATGGTAAAAAAGGCACCCCTATGTATGTGGATGATATTGTATTTCGTCAATCACGTCCCAAGTCTACGGATGCAGCATTGGCGGATATTCTTATTGACGGTTCATATCTGCCTGGGTTTGAGAGTGGCAGGACGGCATACGAGGTTTTACTGCCAGCAGGCAGAATAAATATTCCCGCAGTCGTCCCGGTCCTCTTCGATACAAATGCTGCAGTCAAGATCAATATGCCTGCCAGTATACCGGGTACAGCAGAAATTGTAGTAACGGCGGAGGACCCTGCTGTGAGCTCGGTATATACTATTTTCTTCAGTCAAACTGCAGCTCCTGTAACTCCGCCAGTAATCCCTGCTCCTCCGTCTGGAACAGAGCCTGTGGTCGTAAAGCCCGAGTCTGAGATAGATCGGGATGACTGGGTGATTCAGGTAAACGCTGGTACCGGTCGTGCTGAAGTGCCTCTCCATGAGATAAAGGGGCGTTCCCTAACCATTAATAATGGTAGTGCAGCAATGACGCTGGATCGTAAATGGCTGGAGGAAATCAAGGCGATGCAACGGTCAAATGATACGAATGCAAAGTTGGAAATTACCTTACAGCCATTGGATACAGCGAAAGTCTCGATGCTGATGAAAACGGATTTTCAAGCCGCTGTAAAAAAAGCAGGAGCAGTCTACCAATTAAACGTTTCACTAATAAATAACGGAAAAATGATTACATTGAAGCCTGGCAAGGAGGCTATCCGGGTGGTGCTCCCGCTGGAAGGCAATCACGTCAATGCCGACCTCACAGGAGTATACTATTTTGATGAGACTAGCGGTATATGGGCATATATGGACCGTGAGCCAAAGAATGACGCAGAAAGTCTGGCACTGTACTTAAACCAGTTTGGAATGCATGGTTTATTCGAGTACTCCAAAATATTTACGGATGTACCTTCAACGCATTGGGTGTTTCCTGCTGTTCAGTTAATGAGTTCTAGACATATCATAACGGGTGTAAACAACCTCCAGTTCAAGCCAGGGGCGTCCATTACGAGAGCAGAGGCAGCGGTATTGATCTCTAGGGCTTTAAAACTGCCTCCATCCAGTGCAAACTCCTTTTCCGATATAAAGGCAGGGATTTGGTACGAAGCTCACGCTGCTGCCGTAGCTGATCTCGGCATCATTATCGGACGACAAAATGACCATTTTGCACCTAATGAGCCCTTAACCCGCGAAGAAATGGCTGCAGTTCTGGTAAGAGCGTACAGGTATAAATACCAGAGTGGGCACAGTGAAGCATCTGGACCAACAGTAAGCGGAGAGCTTTTTCAGGATGTATCACAAATTTCGGACTGGGCATTTGAGAACGTTGCGGAGGCGATCAGTATCGGTTTGCTTCAGGGGAAGGGGAATGGAAGGTTTGCACCTAAAGATCAGGTTACCCGTGCTGAAGCGGCGCAAGCCCTGTACAATTTGTTGCAGATCAATAATGAATAGAGTAAGCTGCTAAATCAACATAAGGTCTTTAGCCCACAAGTGGTGGGCTAAAGACCTTATTTGCAGTGATAAGATGGATGATTTGAATCAGTGATATTTATTCCACCTAGTGACAATTATTCATTCTATACGATATCCGGAAAGCGCTTTATATTTATGACAAGTACAGAAACCAAGTCACGTATGGGGGAGAGAGAGAATGAAAAAAGAAGGTTTGATGCACGAGCTCAAGAAAAACAAGCTGTTGTTTTTAATGCTGCTGCCCGGAATTCTTTATTTCTTTGTGTTTCAATACATTCCAATGAGCGGTATAGTCATTGCCTTTAAGCAATTTAGATTTGACAAAGGAATCTTTCACAGTCCTTGGGTGGGATTTGATAATTTCGATTTTTTCTTTAGGAGCGGAAAGGCCTGGATTATTACGAGAAACACTATTTTGTATAATCTGGCATTTATGGCCACCGGGCTGATACTACAGCTTGCAACAGCGTTATTCATTGCGGAAATAGGACGGAAATTTGTGAAGAAGTATATACAGACTACGCTGCTGTTTCCTTTTTTTATCTCCTGGGTTGTCGTGGGTACATTTATCTACAACTTATTCAACTTTGAATATGGCATCATTAATCACTACTTGAAGGATTGGGGTATGGAGCCGGTTGATATTTACAGCAGCAGCAGCAGCTGGAGCTACATCATCGTGTTCTTCAATAATTGGAAGTACATCGGCTACAATTCGCTGATCTACTTGGCTGCCATCTACAGCATTGATAAAAGTCTGTATGAAGCAGCAGAAATTGACGGAGCAGGCATTATGCAGCGTATTCGGTTAATTACGCTACCGCTCCTGATGCCGACAATTATGATTCTGTTACTGCTTGCAGTGGGACAGCTGTTTAGAGGGAATTTTGAATTGTTCTACAATGTGGTGGGTAACAACAGCTTGCTTTACAACCAAACGGATGTCATTGATACCTTTGTATTCCGTTCTCTAATTCAATCAGCTGATATCGGGATGACAGCAGCAGCAGGGCTTTATCAAGCCGTTTTGTGTCTGG is part of the Paenibacillus algicola genome and harbors:
- a CDS encoding ABC transporter permease, producing the protein MKKEGLMHELKKNKLLFLMLLPGILYFFVFQYIPMSGIVIAFKQFRFDKGIFHSPWVGFDNFDFFFRSGKAWIITRNTILYNLAFMATGLILQLATALFIAEIGRKFVKKYIQTTLLFPFFISWVVVGTFIYNLFNFEYGIINHYLKDWGMEPVDIYSSSSSWSYIIVFFNNWKYIGYNSLIYLAAIYSIDKSLYEAAEIDGAGIMQRIRLITLPLLMPTIMILLLLAVGQLFRGNFELFYNVVGNNSLLYNQTDVIDTFVFRSLIQSADIGMTAAAGLYQAVLCLVIILVTNFTIKKYNSDYSLF